A stretch of the Vitis riparia cultivar Riparia Gloire de Montpellier isolate 1030 chromosome 13, EGFV_Vit.rip_1.0, whole genome shotgun sequence genome encodes the following:
- the LOC117927827 gene encoding G-type lectin S-receptor-like serine/threonine-protein kinase LECRK3, with protein sequence MAARFLLLLVLPSLVFSQYCTDLDITASNNSPRCVSPSGEFAFGFYRLGSQSLFLLAIWFEKIPEKTLVWYANGDNPAPKGSKLELTSDGQFILSDPQGKEIWRPQNSVTAVTHAAMLDTGNFVLENRNQNLTVWQSFQNPANTILPTQTLEIGGTLYSQQSNSSYSKGRFQIQVEAGGNLVLNTLDPESGKAYDVYYSIYTSDAANSSNSGQRVIFDESGSIYVLLRNGGTVNITSGISLTGDYYYRATLDQDGVFRLYNRDNSSTSWSVVKNIPDNICTVTPSNLGSGICGFNSYCSIDGRGLPDCLCPDGYSHLDPLDRKQGCKPNFELPSCQTAVDGWEANKDAVEFRELKDVNWPLSDYQLQEGPEFNKEKCKQSCKDDCLCVVAIYDTDNQCWKKKFPVSNGRHEPTQNVLQYTTALIKVRIKNDTIERCPDKSTLILVGSVLLGSSVLFNLFLLLAIPAAALFFYNKKLTNLRSVSSIFATTSVRTYSYKELDEATCGFKEKLGRGAFGTVYKGVLASDAGRFVAVKKLDKVVQEGEKEFKTEVTVIGRTHHRNLVSLLGYCDQGVHRLLVYEYMNNGSLADLLFGISTPDWSQRLQIAFGIAKGLMYLHEECSTPIIHCDIKPANILLDEYLTPRISDFGLAKLLMRDQTRALTTIRGTKGYVAPEWFRSKPITVKVDVYSYGVMLLEIISCRKSVHSQPENDEEAILTDWAYDCYRGHRLDKLVKNDDEARKYMGMLERVVMVAIWCIQEDPSLRPSMGMVILMLEGVVEVPVPPCPFPFSSTF encoded by the coding sequence ATGGCTGCCAGGTTCTTGCTTCTTCTTGTCCTTCCGTCTTTAGTTTTTTCTCAATATTGCACTGATCTTGATATTACCGCCTCCAACAACTCGCCTAGATGTGTATCACCTTCTGGTGAATTTGCGTTTGGGTTTTACCGCCTTGGCAGTCAAAGTCTCTTCTTGCTTGCTATCTGGTTCGAAAAAATACCGGAAAAAACCTTAGTTTGGTATGCAAATGGAGATAACCCGGCTCCTAAAGGATCCAAACTTGAACTTACCTCTGATGGCCAGTTCATACTAAGTGATCCACAAGGCAAAGAGATATGGAGACCTCAGAACTCTGTTACCGCGGTCACTCATGCTGCCATGCTTGATACTGGTAactttgttcttgaaaataggaATCAAAATCTTACAGTGTGGCAGAGCTTCCAGAATCCAGCCAACACCATCTTGCCAACTCAAACACTGGAAATCGGTGGCACCCTGTATTCTCAGCAGTCAAACAGCAGCTACTCAAAGGGAAGGTTCCAGATTCAAGTGGAAGCTGGTGGCAATCTCGTACTTAATACCTTGGACCCAGAATCTGGTAAAGCATATGATGTTTATTATTCAATTTACACCAGTGATGCTGCAAATAGCAGCAATTCTGGCCAACGGGTGATTTTTGATGAGTCAGGTAGCATCTATGTTCTTCTAAGGAATGGAGGTACTGTTAACATCACCTCCGGAATTAGCTTGACGGGAGATTACTATTACCGGGCAACGCTTGACCAGGACGGAGTTTTCAGGCTATATAATCGTGACAACAGCAGTACTTCTTGGTCTGTTGTGAAAAACATTCCCGATAACATTTGTACCGTGACCCCAAGTAATCTTGGCAGTGGAATTTGTGGGTTCAACAGCTATTGTTCTATTGATGGAAGGGGGCTGCCTGATTGTCTATGCCCAGATGGGTACTCTCATTTGGATCCTCTTGACAGAAAACAAGGCTGTAAACCGAATTTTGAATTGCCCAGCTGCCAAACAGCTGTTGATGGATGGGAAGCAAACAAGGATGCAGTAGAGTTCAGAGAATTAAAAGATGTCAACTGGCCATTATCTGATTATCAACTTCAGGAGGGACCTGAATTCAACAAGGAGAAGTGTAAACAGTCTTGCAAAGATGATTGCCTCTGTGTGGTTGCTATCTATGACACTGACAATCAGTGTTGGAAGAAGAAGTTTCCTGTCTCAAATGGAAGACACGAACCAACACAAAATGTGCTCCAATACACTACTGCTCTCATCAAGGTACGGATTAAAAATGATACTATAGAGAGATGCCCAGACAAGTCTACCTTGATCCTTGTTGGGTCAGTACTCCTTGGCAGCTCTGTGTTGTTTAATCTCTTTTTGTTGTTAGCAATTCCTGCAGCTGCTCTCTTCTTCTACAACAAGAAACTGACGAATCTCCGGTCCGTTTCAAGCATATTCGCGACCACCAGTGTGAGAACTTATTCATACAAAGAACTTGACGAGGCAACCTGTGGATTCAAGGAGAAATTGGGCAGGGGAGCTTTTGGAACAGTATATAAAGGGGTTTTGGCATCAGATGCTGGGAGATTTGTGGCAGTCAAGAAGTTAGATAAGGTGGTACAGGAAGGTGAGAAGGAATTCAAAACAGAAGTCACTGTGATTGGGCGGACCCACCATAGGAATTTAGTTAGTTTGCTTGGCTACTGTGATCAGGGGGTGCACCGGCTTCTGGTATACGAGTACATGAACAATGGATCTTTAGCAGACTTGTTGTTTGGAATATCTACACCTGACTGGAGCCAAAGACTACAGATTGCCTTTGGGATTGCAAAAGGGCTAATGTATTTACATGAAGAGTGCAGCACCCCCATCATCCATTGTGATATAAAGCCTGCAAACATCCTCCTTGACGAGTACCTTACACCTAGGATTTCAGACTTCGGACTAGCAAAGCTTCTGATGAGAGATCAAACTCGGGCCCTTACAACCATCAGAGGGACCAAAGGATACGTTGCACCAGAATGGTTCAGGAGCAAGCCGATTACGGTGAAAGTGGATGTTTATAGTTATGGGGTTATGTTACTGGAGATCATCAGTTGCAGGAAGAGCGTACATTCACAGCCAGAAAATGACGAGGAAGCAATACTTACTGATTGGGCTTATGATTGCTATAGAGGGCACAGATTGGATAAGCTAGTGAAGAATGATGATGAAGCAAGAAAGTACATGGGGATGCTGGAGAGGGTAGTGATGGTTGCCATTTGGTGCATTCAAGAGGACCCTTCTTTGAGGCCCTCCATGGGAATGGTCATACTGATGCTTGAAGGAGTTGTTGAAGTTCCTGTGCCCCCTTGTCCTTTCCCCTTTAGTTCAACCTTCTGA